A genomic region of Vitreimonas flagellata contains the following coding sequences:
- a CDS encoding sensor histidine kinase has product MIGLVGMGWVAYAQFNAQMLRLLIDPELESVANNLVGNAGPGLAGELALQDLPYDPRYLQPLSGRYYQVARIHDDGLLEVQVISPSLFDVAIPLDPKVQANLIAPDAPRTAQFLTIEGPDQEKLRIVARVEQIPQLEGRYLFLVGVTPDAILAPAAGVVGFAFALFVAFCAIMVAVVSLIQVRVGLEPLHALQRDIASVRRGDAERLGNNYPAELQPVAQELNALVDHNREVVERARRHVGNLAHALKTPIAVLKNAASEGQSADGVMRQSIEEMEAFVERQLRRARVAARAEARAGAQAPTIAYRTPVLQNLEDLVFMMEQKYDHLKAVDISIEAEGDVTFRGEREDLLEMVANLVDNACKYGKSQVILRLLPAFESNGLFEIVVEDDGPGLSDEELARAMARGARLDEAAPGQGLGLSILKETVDLYAGELLFERGQLGGLKARLRLPATD; this is encoded by the coding sequence GTGATCGGCCTCGTCGGCATGGGCTGGGTGGCGTACGCGCAATTCAATGCGCAGATGCTGCGGCTGCTGATTGATCCAGAGCTTGAGAGCGTCGCCAACAATCTCGTCGGCAATGCTGGGCCTGGTCTCGCCGGCGAATTGGCGTTGCAGGATTTGCCGTATGACCCGCGCTATCTTCAGCCGCTGAGCGGGCGCTATTACCAGGTCGCGCGCATCCACGATGACGGCTTGCTCGAAGTGCAGGTGATTTCGCCGTCGCTGTTTGACGTAGCGATCCCGCTCGATCCCAAAGTCCAAGCCAATCTCATCGCACCGGATGCGCCACGCACGGCGCAATTCCTCACCATTGAGGGCCCGGACCAAGAGAAGCTGCGCATCGTCGCGCGCGTGGAGCAAATCCCGCAGCTGGAAGGGCGCTATCTCTTTCTTGTCGGCGTGACGCCTGATGCGATCCTGGCGCCAGCGGCCGGCGTTGTGGGGTTTGCATTCGCGCTGTTCGTGGCGTTCTGCGCGATCATGGTTGCGGTGGTGTCGCTGATCCAAGTGCGCGTTGGGCTTGAGCCTTTGCACGCTTTGCAGCGCGACATCGCCAGTGTGCGGCGTGGGGATGCGGAGCGTCTCGGAAATAACTATCCCGCCGAACTCCAGCCTGTCGCCCAAGAACTCAACGCGCTGGTCGATCACAATCGTGAAGTCGTGGAGCGTGCGCGCCGCCACGTCGGCAATCTGGCGCATGCGCTGAAGACGCCGATCGCGGTGCTGAAGAACGCCGCGAGCGAAGGGCAATCGGCCGACGGCGTCATGCGCCAGTCGATCGAGGAGATGGAAGCGTTCGTAGAACGCCAACTTCGCCGTGCGCGTGTCGCGGCGCGGGCTGAGGCGCGGGCGGGCGCGCAGGCGCCGACGATCGCGTACCGCACGCCGGTCCTCCAAAACCTCGAAGACCTCGTCTTCATGATGGAGCAGAAATACGACCATCTGAAAGCGGTCGATATTTCCATCGAAGCCGAAGGCGACGTGACTTTCCGTGGCGAGCGCGAAGATTTGCTCGAAATGGTCGCCAACCTTGTCGATAACGCCTGCAAGTACGGCAAGAGCCAGGTGATCTTGCGTCTGCTGCCGGCGTTCGAAAGCAACGGCCTGTTCGAGATCGTGGTCGAGGACGATGGCCCTGGCCTATCGGACGAGGAGCTCGCGCGCGCGATGGCGCGGGGCGCGCGGCTGGATGAGGCCGCACCCGGACAGGGCCTCGGCCTCTCGATCCTCAAAGAAACCGTCGATCTCTATGCTGGGGAACTGCTTTTTGAGCGCGGGCAATTGGGCGGGCTCAAAGCGCGCCTGAGGTTGCCGGCTACAGACTAG
- a CDS encoding transglycosylase domain-containing protein yields MSDTGPNGPDFRRGIDWAKLRAAAAQQHIADMVAGRRKITWRTVASIAAGGALAFVLGLWVWIYWGLPRVPDAESIWALNRQNSIMFVDREGDILGMRGPYYARRTPLSEMPEHVPQAFLAIEDRRFYSHEGVDRMAVIRALLANVQAGETVQGGSTISQQLARNLFLTQRQTINRKLREMVLASRIERRLTKDEILELYLNRVYLGDQAYGVDAASRRYFGHPATELTLAEAALLAGLPKAPSDLAPSSHLEDAIARQHVVLQAMVDAGFITEAQRDEAREARIRIIDRPNFERTMGYAFDLAVEEARAAVGREVPDLVIQMTINNEVQTAASDSIRRRLGNRAFGRRPLQASYMAVDRQGGIVALVGGTDYSASKFNRVTQAERQPGSTFKTFVYTAALESGLSTEDVRYDEPVVIDGWRPRNYDEGYRGAVTLRTAFAQSINTVAAEVGYEVGPQRVADVARRLGVRGMPERNAFVPPSIALGSVETTLWDMTSAFAVFMNNGVRIDPHIITRVTNSSGQELYVRPAYEGQRVLDAAIVHQMNSMMGAVVLRGTGTGARIGDRDIAGKTGTSSDWRDAWFVGYSADFTAGVWVGHDDFTSMGRTTGGTLPAQIWSDTMRVAHNGVEDHPLPGIEQPVRSPREVEMSSFFDDLASAFGDSGVDFPSLEDIFN; encoded by the coding sequence TTGTCCGACACAGGTCCAAACGGTCCAGATTTTCGCCGCGGCATCGACTGGGCGAAGCTGCGCGCGGCCGCCGCGCAGCAGCACATCGCGGACATGGTCGCCGGACGGCGCAAGATCACGTGGCGCACAGTCGCGAGCATCGCCGCGGGCGGCGCGTTGGCGTTCGTGTTGGGCCTGTGGGTTTGGATCTATTGGGGCCTGCCCCGTGTGCCGGACGCAGAATCGATCTGGGCGCTCAATCGCCAGAACTCGATCATGTTCGTCGATCGCGAAGGCGACATTCTCGGCATGCGCGGGCCGTACTACGCGCGGCGCACGCCGCTCAGCGAAATGCCCGAGCACGTGCCGCAAGCTTTCCTCGCCATCGAGGACCGCCGTTTCTATTCGCACGAGGGCGTGGACCGTATGGCGGTGATCCGCGCACTGCTCGCCAACGTACAGGCGGGCGAAACCGTGCAGGGCGGCTCGACGATCTCGCAGCAGCTCGCGCGCAATCTTTTCCTCACGCAGCGCCAAACGATCAATCGCAAGCTCCGCGAAATGGTGCTCGCGTCGCGCATCGAGCGGCGGCTGACGAAAGACGAGATTCTCGAACTCTATCTGAACCGCGTCTATCTCGGCGATCAGGCCTACGGCGTTGATGCTGCCTCGCGCCGCTATTTCGGCCATCCCGCGACCGAACTCACGCTCGCTGAAGCGGCGTTGCTGGCTGGCTTGCCGAAAGCGCCCTCGGATCTTGCGCCCTCATCACACCTCGAAGACGCCATCGCGCGTCAGCACGTTGTTCTGCAAGCGATGGTCGATGCCGGCTTCATCACCGAGGCGCAGCGCGACGAAGCGCGCGAAGCGCGTATCCGCATCATCGACCGCCCGAACTTCGAACGCACGATGGGCTACGCGTTCGACCTTGCCGTCGAAGAAGCCCGCGCCGCTGTCGGCCGCGAAGTGCCCGACCTCGTCATCCAGATGACGATCAACAACGAGGTGCAGACCGCCGCTTCGGATTCGATCCGCCGTCGCCTCGGCAATCGCGCTTTCGGCCGCCGCCCGCTGCAGGCCTCCTACATGGCCGTCGATCGCCAAGGCGGCATCGTCGCTCTCGTCGGCGGCACCGACTACAGCGCGTCGAAGTTCAATCGCGTTACGCAGGCTGAACGTCAGCCGGGCTCGACCTTCAAGACGTTCGTTTACACAGCGGCGCTCGAAAGCGGGCTCAGCACCGAGGACGTGCGCTACGACGAACCCGTCGTCATCGATGGCTGGCGGCCTCGCAATTACGACGAAGGATATCGCGGCGCCGTGACACTCCGCACCGCTTTCGCGCAATCGATCAACACGGTTGCAGCCGAAGTCGGCTACGAAGTGGGCCCCCAACGTGTTGCCGATGTCGCCCGCCGCCTCGGCGTGCGCGGCATGCCGGAGCGCAACGCCTTCGTGCCGCCCTCAATCGCGCTCGGCTCAGTTGAGACGACGCTGTGGGATATGACGTCAGCCTTCGCTGTGTTCATGAACAATGGCGTGCGCATCGACCCGCACATCATCACACGCGTAACGAACTCGTCGGGCCAAGAACTTTACGTGCGCCCCGCCTACGAAGGCCAACGCGTGCTCGATGCAGCGATCGTGCATCAGATGAATTCGATGATGGGCGCCGTCGTGCTACGCGGTACGGGCACAGGCGCGCGCATCGGCGATCGCGACATTGCCGGCAAAACCGGCACCAGCTCGGATTGGCGCGACGCCTGGTTCGTCGGCTACAGCGCCGACTTCACCGCCGGCGTCTGGGTCGGCCACGACGATTTCACGTCGATGGGCCGCACCACAGGCGGCACGCTGCCGGCGCAGATTTGGTCCGACACGATGCGTGTTGCGCACAACGGCGTCGAAGACCACCCGCTCCCCGGCATAGAACAACCCGTGCGTTCGCCCCGTGAAGTGGAGATGTCCAGCTTCTTCGATGATCTGGCCAGCGCGTTCGGCGATTCCGGCGTCGACTTTCCTAGCCTTGAAGACATCTTCAACTAA
- a CDS encoding response regulator transcription factor produces MRLLVVEDDKNLREQLASALGDAGYTVDTADNGEDGQFLGETEPYDLAILDLGLPKVDGLTVLKAWRKEGRSMPVLILSARDRWSEKVEGLDLGANDYVTKPFHMAELLARVRANVRRTTDHQSAVLEVGDLRLNAATGQVTVNGAPVKLTAYQYKVLDYLMHHAGRIVSRAELTEKIYSQDHERDSNTIEVFIGILRRKIGTDRIITEKGLGYRLIDPADQQ; encoded by the coding sequence ATGCGGTTGCTGGTGGTCGAGGACGACAAGAACCTGCGGGAGCAGCTTGCATCTGCGTTAGGTGACGCCGGCTATACGGTGGATACCGCGGACAATGGCGAAGACGGCCAGTTCCTCGGCGAAACCGAACCCTATGATTTGGCGATCCTCGATCTCGGCCTACCGAAGGTGGACGGGCTCACGGTGCTCAAGGCATGGCGCAAAGAGGGGCGCTCCATGCCGGTGCTGATCCTCTCCGCGCGCGATCGCTGGAGCGAGAAGGTCGAGGGCCTGGATCTCGGCGCCAATGATTATGTGACCAAGCCCTTCCATATGGCGGAGCTGCTGGCGCGCGTGCGCGCCAATGTGCGCCGCACGACGGATCATCAATCGGCCGTGCTTGAAGTCGGCGATCTGCGCCTCAACGCAGCGACGGGCCAAGTGACGGTGAACGGCGCGCCGGTGAAGCTCACCGCCTACCAGTACAAGGTGCTTGATTACCTGATGCACCACGCTGGCCGTATCGTCTCGCGTGCTGAACTCACTGAGAAAATCTACAGCCAGGATCACGAGCGCGACTCGAACACGATCGAAGTGTTCATCGGCATTCTGCGCCGCAAGATCGGCACCGATCGCATCATCACGGAAAAAGGTCTGGGCTACAGGCTGATCGATCCCGCGGACCAGCAGTGA
- a CDS encoding terminase large subunit domain-containing protein produces the protein MRGPQFDAAGCDELCFWSYPEQTLETLEHALRLGERPRMLVTTTPRPIQALKRLIVAPDTVVTRSSIWENQANVAPDFINALRQRWAGAARQRQELDGELIEDVEGALWRRADLEALRERSDGPYEHVVAAAFAGSSATR, from the coding sequence TTGCGTGGGCCGCAATTCGACGCGGCGGGGTGTGATGAATTGTGCTTCTGGTCCTACCCGGAGCAAACTTTGGAGACATTGGAGCACGCGCTGCGGCTGGGTGAGCGTCCGCGTATGTTGGTGACGACGACGCCACGCCCGATCCAAGCGCTGAAGCGCTTGATCGTGGCGCCCGATACGGTCGTGACGCGCTCGAGCATTTGGGAGAACCAAGCGAATGTCGCGCCGGACTTTATCAACGCGCTGCGGCAGCGTTGGGCGGGCGCTGCGCGGCAGCGTCAGGAATTGGATGGCGAACTAATCGAGGATGTTGAGGGCGCCTTGTGGCGTCGCGCGGATTTGGAAGCGCTACGCGAGCGAAGTGACGGACCGTACGAGCATGTGGTGGCGGCAGCGTTCGCCGGTTCGAGCGCGACCCGGTGA
- a CDS encoding tetratricopeptide repeat protein, protein MTLLVWTQIAVLAIAAVLTAGAAFWALRAYRRAGGGVASPIPALVVCGAVAVAALGTYLFLGRPELPDAPYAARLEALKDRDPRSYTVDEALAILNEASRENANDPLPYFYTGQLLLDQGRAEEAARAFDMALRRDPLMAEALLGLGRALVGIEGRVTPEALAAFQQAGALTNDPAPWIYQAMAAMEEGRDARTFWSEAYVRMNEDDPRREMARRMSSGEGAE, encoded by the coding sequence GTGACGCTCCTTGTGTGGACACAGATTGCAGTTCTGGCGATTGCAGCCGTGCTGACGGCTGGTGCGGCTTTTTGGGCGCTGCGCGCCTACCGCCGTGCGGGCGGCGGCGTGGCTTCGCCGATACCGGCCCTGGTGGTGTGCGGCGCGGTCGCAGTTGCTGCGCTCGGCACTTATCTTTTCCTCGGTCGCCCCGAACTACCCGACGCACCGTACGCGGCGCGCCTTGAAGCGCTGAAGGATCGCGACCCTCGCAGCTATACAGTCGATGAGGCGCTTGCGATCCTGAATGAGGCGTCGCGCGAAAACGCCAACGACCCACTTCCATATTTTTACACAGGCCAACTCTTGCTCGATCAGGGGCGCGCCGAAGAAGCGGCGCGCGCATTCGATATGGCGCTGCGGCGCGACCCTTTGATGGCCGAGGCGTTGCTCGGGCTTGGACGCGCGCTTGTCGGTATCGAAGGTCGCGTGACGCCGGAAGCGTTGGCGGCGTTTCAACAGGCTGGCGCGCTCACCAATGATCCAGCGCCCTGGATTTATCAGGCGATGGCGGCGATGGAAGAAGGTCGCGATGCGCGCACGTTTTGGAGCGAAGCGTACGTGCGCATGAATGAAGATGATCCGCGTCGCGAAATGGCGCGTCGCATGAGCAGCGGCGAGGGAGCGGAATAA
- a CDS encoding DnaJ C-terminal domain-containing protein gives MSWDPYASLGVSRTATADEIRRAYRSLAKELHPDVRPNDKVAEDKFKRATAAFNLLSDPVTKQRFDRGEIDADGNERMAFNSRPRQQGARQHAGAGAGPGAGAGAGPGADAFDLGDIFSDLFGPGFGGAGRGGYGRMRGRDMRFTLEIDFLDSINGARRRISLAEGRTLDVAIPAGVETGQVLRLKNQGGPGVQGGPAGDALVELNVRPHAFFRREGQDVHMDLNISLTEAVEGAKIQAPTPGGPVTLTIPAGSNTGKTLRLKGKGVAGQGDQFVRLQVVLPENVDDDLKKFVKKWPKRDYTPTRPAG, from the coding sequence GTGAGTTGGGACCCGTACGCATCCCTGGGCGTCAGCCGAACCGCCACCGCCGACGAAATTCGTCGCGCGTACCGCTCGCTCGCCAAAGAATTGCACCCGGACGTGCGCCCGAACGACAAGGTCGCGGAAGACAAGTTCAAGCGCGCCACGGCGGCGTTTAATCTGCTTTCAGACCCGGTGACCAAGCAGCGTTTCGACCGCGGCGAGATCGACGCCGACGGCAACGAACGCATGGCGTTCAACTCGCGGCCAAGACAACAAGGCGCGCGGCAACACGCGGGCGCCGGCGCTGGTCCGGGGGCTGGCGCTGGGGCGGGACCCGGCGCGGATGCGTTCGATCTCGGCGATATCTTCTCTGATCTTTTTGGGCCCGGCTTTGGCGGCGCCGGCCGCGGCGGCTATGGCCGCATGCGCGGGCGCGACATGCGCTTCACGCTCGAAATCGATTTCCTCGACTCTATCAATGGCGCACGCCGGCGCATTTCGCTGGCGGAAGGCCGCACGCTCGACGTTGCTATTCCGGCTGGCGTCGAGACCGGGCAGGTGCTGCGTCTCAAGAACCAAGGTGGTCCCGGCGTCCAGGGTGGCCCTGCGGGTGACGCGCTGGTGGAACTCAACGTCCGCCCGCACGCCTTTTTCCGCCGCGAAGGGCAGGATGTTCACATGGATCTGAACATCTCGCTGACCGAGGCTGTCGAAGGCGCGAAGATCCAAGCGCCCACGCCGGGTGGCCCGGTGACGCTCACCATCCCAGCCGGCTCCAATACCGGCAAGACGCTTCGGCTGAAGGGAAAAGGTGTTGCAGGTCAAGGGGATCAGTTCGTCCGCCTGCAAGTCGTGCTGCCGGAGAATGTGGACGACGACCTGAAGAAGTTCGTCAAGAAGTGGCCCAAGCGGGACTACACGCCGACCCGGCCTGCTGGTTAA
- a CDS encoding phage tail protein, with product MSGGAPIFHLKIFNPMDARPHPAFPARADVWADGASWRLGHWLNGRAGLSGLGEVVLDVCARAGFTDVDLTTLRGAVSGYVVDALMSARDALEPLMAAYDFTAAEREGRVSFFHREARDAVEIDANDMSAASIGEPYAQRGDAQETAVEARARRGRGAGDCGAASRRCFDTQSRRALCSDAAARGAAPVGARACAGDIAISWVRCARVGGDSWGAGEPPLGEPAETYLLEVLDGGGAVVRTAGALSSPFIYTAAQQSADFGTPPASLRIRIAQLASSGAPGLNKELTIPL from the coding sequence GTGAGTGGTGGTGCGCCGATCTTTCATTTGAAAATCTTCAATCCAATGGATGCGCGGCCGCATCCGGCGTTTCCAGCGCGTGCGGATGTGTGGGCCGATGGCGCATCGTGGCGTTTGGGGCATTGGCTGAATGGTCGCGCAGGGCTTTCCGGCTTGGGCGAGGTCGTGCTGGATGTCTGCGCGCGCGCCGGCTTCACTGACGTGGATCTGACAACATTGCGGGGCGCCGTGAGCGGCTATGTGGTCGATGCACTGATGAGTGCGCGCGACGCGCTTGAGCCCTTGATGGCGGCGTATGATTTCACCGCGGCCGAGCGCGAAGGGCGCGTGAGTTTCTTTCATCGTGAAGCGCGCGATGCCGTTGAGATCGACGCTAACGATATGTCCGCGGCGAGCATCGGCGAGCCGTACGCCCAGCGTGGCGATGCGCAAGAGACAGCAGTGGAAGCGCGCGCACGAAGGGGGCGAGGCGCTGGAGATTGTGGCGCCGCCAGCCGGCGGTGCTTCGACACACAATCGCGCCGCGCGCTTTGCAGTGACGCTGCCGCACGCGGCGCTGCGCCCGTGGGCGCCCGCGCATGTGCGGGCGATATCGCGATCTCGTGGGTGCGGTGTGCGCGCGTTGGGGGCGATTCTTGGGGAGCGGGCGAGCCGCCGCTCGGGGAGCCCGCGGAAACGTACCTGCTGGAGGTTCTGGATGGCGGCGGCGCGGTCGTCCGCACCGCCGGGGCGTTAAGCTCTCCGTTTATTTATACAGCCGCCCAGCAGAGCGCCGATTTCGGTACGCCGCCCGCCTCGTTGCGGATTCGGATCGCTCAATTGGCGTCTTCCGGGGCGCCAGGGTTGAATAAGGAGTTAACCATACCCCTATAG
- a CDS encoding PepSY domain-containing protein, whose protein sequence is MWAKSLLLSAFVATGAIAAPVSAQHAQFVQPQMVMPVQQRGGGQQDIRSLREVVDEIRSQYGGELISARLEDGGRPIYVLRWRMPDGQVRDFRVNAAR, encoded by the coding sequence ATGTGGGCTAAATCACTCCTCCTTTCCGCGTTCGTCGCGACCGGCGCCATCGCTGCGCCCGTAAGCGCCCAGCATGCGCAATTCGTGCAGCCGCAAATGGTCATGCCCGTGCAACAGCGCGGCGGCGGCCAGCAAGATATTCGCTCTCTGCGCGAAGTCGTCGACGAAATCCGCTCCCAATATGGCGGTGAGTTGATCTCGGCTCGCCTTGAGGACGGCGGCCGGCCAATTTATGTGCTGCGTTGGCGAATGCCGGACGGCCAGGTGCGCGATTTCCGCGTGAACGCCGCCCGATAG